A single genomic interval of Cucumis sativus cultivar 9930 chromosome 5, Cucumber_9930_V3, whole genome shotgun sequence harbors:
- the GSH1 gene encoding glutamate--cysteine ligase, chloroplastic isoform X1, with protein sequence MALASHTGSAHRIGAETLRCRGGNMAFNFSTHAESLKMKEILLGSSSLSCSSGNIMHGLHIDSARMASKRGGRVIVAASPPTEDATVAAEPLTKEDLVAYLASGCKPKEKWRIGTEHEKFGFNIETLRPMTYDQIAGLLNGIAERFDWEKIMEGDNIIGLQQGKQSISLEPGGQFELSGAPLETLHQTCAEVNSHLYQVKAVAEEMGIGFLGIGFQPKWRREDIPIMPKGRYEIMRNYMPKVGSLGLDMMFRTCTVQVNLDFDSEADMIRKFRAGLALQPIATALFANSPFTDGKPNGYLSMRSQIWTDTDNDRTGMLPFVFDDSFGFEKYVDYALDVPMYFIYRKKKYIDCSGMSFRDFMAGKLPPVPGELPTLTDWENHLTTIFPEVRLKRYLEMRGSDGGPWRRLCALPAFWVGLLYDEVSLQNVLDIIADWTQGERQMLRNKVPVSGLKTPFRDGLVKHVAQDIVKLAKDGLERRGFKESGFLNEVTEVARTGVTPAEKLLELYNGKWEQKVDPVFEELLY encoded by the exons ATGGCTCTCGCTTCACACACTGGTTCAGCTCACCGGATTGGTGCTGAGACTCTACGATGCAGAGGAGGAAATATGGCTTTCAACTTCTCGACTCATGCGGAGTCGTTGAAGATGAAGGAGATTCTTCTCGGTTCATCTTCTTTATCGTGTAGCTCTGGTAATATCATGCATGGCTTGCATATAGACAGCGCGAGGATGGCGTCGAAGCGAGGAGGTAGGGTGATTGTTGCTGCCAGTCCTCCAACCGAGGACGCTACAGTGGCTGCTGAACCGTTGACAAAAGAGGATCTCGTCGCTTATTTAGCTTCTGGATGCAAGCCTAAGGAAAAATGGAG AATTGGTACAGAACATGAGAAGTTCGgttttaatattgaaacttTACGTCCCATGACGTATGACCAAATAGCTGGATTGCTAAATGGGATTGCAGAGAGGTTTGACTGGGAAAAAATAATGGAGGGCGACAACATTATAGGGCTCCAACAG GGAAAGCAAAGTATTTCACTGGAGCCTGGTGGTCAATTTGAACTTAGTGGTGCCCCCCTTGAAACTCTGCATCAAACATGTGCTGAAGTTAATTCACACCTTTACCAG gTGAAAGCTGTTGCTGAGGAAATGGGTATTGGAtttttaggaattggattcCAGCCTAAATGGAGACGAGAAGACATACCTATAATGCCCAAG GGACGATATGAGATTATGAGGAATTACATGCCCAAAGTTGGTTCGCTTGGACTGGATATGATGTTTAGGACGTGTACTGTGCAG gttaatcTAGATTTTGATTCAGAGGCTGACATGATCAGAAAGTTCCGAGCGGGTCTTGCTTTACAGCCT ATAGCAACTGCTCTGTTTGCAAATTCTCCATTTACTGATGGAAAACCAAATGGTTACTTGAGCATGAGAAG CCAGATCTGGACTGATACTGATAATGACCGCACTGGCATGCTTCCATTTGTTTTTGATGACTCATTTGG ATTTGAGAAGTATGTTGACTATGCTCTTGATGTTCCAATGTATTTCATATATcggaaaaagaaatatatcgACTGTTCTGGAATGTCCTTCAGG GATTTTATGGCAGGGAAGCTCCCTCCAGTTCCTGGAGAACTTCCTACCCTAACTGATTGGGAAAATCATTTGACTACAATATTTCCAGAG GTCAGACTGAAGAGATACTTGGAGATGAGGGGTAGTGATGGAGGCCCTTGGAGGAGATTATGTGCTCTCCCAGCATTTTGG GTTGGTTTGTTATATGACGAAGTTTCCCTACAAAACGTTTTAGACATAATAGCTGACTGGACACAGGGAGAAAGACAAATGTTGAGGAATAAG GTTCCAGTAAGTGGTCTTAAGACCCCATTTCGTGATGGGTTGGTGAAGCACGTTGCTCAAGATATTGTTAAGTTGGCAAAG GACGGCTTGGAGAGAAGAGGTTTCAAGGAGTCTGGCTTCTTGAATGAAGTGACTGAAGTAGCTAGAACAG GTGTGACACCAGCTGAAAAACTGTTGGAATTGTATAATGGAAAATGGGAACAAAAGGTCGATCCAGTTTTTGAGGAGCTTCTATATTGA
- the GSH1 gene encoding glutamate--cysteine ligase, chloroplastic (The RefSeq protein has 3 substitutions compared to this genomic sequence) — translation MALASHTGSAHRIGAETLRCRGGNMAFNFSTHAESLKMKEILLGSSSLSCSSGNIMHGLHIDSARMASKRGGRVIVAASPPTEDATVAAEPLTKEDLVAYLASGCKPKEKWRIGTEHEKFGFNIETLRPMKYEQIAGLLNGIAERFDWEKIMEGDNIIGLQQGKQSISLEPGGQFELSGAPLETLHQTCAEVNSHLYQVKAVAEEMGIGFLGIGFQPKWRREDIPIMPKGRYEIMRNYMPKVGSLGLDMMFRTCTVQVNLDFDSEADMIRKFRAGFALQPIATALFANSPFTDGKPNGYLSMRSQIWTDTDNDRTGMLPFVFDDSFGFEKYVDYALDVPMYFIYRKKKYIDCSGMSFRDFMAGKLPPVPGELPTLTDWENHLTTIFPEVRLKRYLEMRGSDGGPWRRLCALPAFWVGLLYDEVSLQNVLDIIADWTQGERQMLRNKVPVSGLKTPFRDGLVKHVAQDIVKLAKDGLERRGFKESGFLNEVTEVARTGVTPAEKLLELYNGKWEQKVDPVFEELLY, via the exons ATGGCTCTCGCTTCACACACTGGTTCAGCTCACCGGATTGGTGCTGAGACTCTACGATGCAGAGGAGGAAATATGGCTTTCAACTTCTCGACTCATGCGGAGTCGTTGAAGATGAAGGAGATTCTTCTCGGTTCATCTTCTTTATCGTGTAGCTCTGGTAATATCATGCATGGCTTGCATATAGACAGCGCGAGGATGGCGTCGAAGCGAGGAGGTAGGGTGATTGTTGCTGCCAGTCCTCCAACCGAGGACGCTACAGTGGCTGCTGAACCGTTGACAAAAGAGGATCTCGTCGCTTATTTAGCTTCTGGATGCAAGCCTAAGGAAAAATGGAG AATTGGTACAGAACATGAGAAGTTCGgttttaatattgaaacttTACGTCCCATGACGTATGACCAAATAGCTGGATTGCTAAATGGGATTGCAGAGAGGTTTGACTGGGAAAAAATAATGGAGGGCGACAACATTATAGGGCTCCAACAG GGAAAGCAAAGTATTTCACTGGAGCCTGGTGGTCAATTTGAACTTAGTGGTGCCCCCCTTGAAACTCTGCATCAAACATGTGCTGAAGTTAATTCACACCTTTACCAG gTGAAAGCTGTTGCTGAGGAAATGGGTATTGGAtttttaggaattggattcCAGCCTAAATGGAGACGAGAAGACATACCTATAATGCCCAAG GGACGATATGAGATTATGAGGAATTACATGCCCAAAGTTGGTTCGCTTGGACTGGATATGATGTTTAGGACGTGTACTGTGCAG gttaatcTAGATTTTGATTCAGAGGCTGACATGATCAGAAAGTTCCGAGCGGGTCTTGCTTTACAGCCT ATAGCAACTGCTCTGTTTGCAAATTCTCCATTTACTGATGGAAAACCAAATGGTTACTTGAGCATGAGAAG CCAGATCTGGACTGATACTGATAATGACCGCACTGGCATGCTTCCATTTGTTTTTGATGACTCATTTGG ATTTGAGAAGTATGTTGACTATGCTCTTGATGTTCCAATGTATTTCATATATcggaaaaagaaatatatcgACTGTTCTGGAATGTCCTTCAGG GATTTTATGGCAGGGAAGCTCCCTCCAGTTCCTGGAGAACTTCCTACCCTAACTGATTGGGAAAATCATTTGACTACAATATTTCCAGAG GTCAGACTGAAGAGATACTTGGAGATGAGGGGTAGTGATGGAGGCCCTTGGAGGAGATTATGTGCTCTCCCAGCATTTTGG GTTGGTTTGTTATATGACGAAGTTTCCCTACAAAACGTTTTAGACATAATAGCTGACTGGACACAGGGAGAAAGACAAATGTTGAGGAATAAG GTTCCAGTAAGTGGTCTTAAGACCCCATTTCGTGATGGGTTGGTGAAGCACGTTGCTCAAGATATTGTTAAGTTGGCAAAG GACGGCTTGGAGAGAAGAGGTTTCAAGGAGTCTGGCTTCTTGAATGAAGTGACTGAAGTAGCTAGAACAG GTGTGACACCAGCTGAAAAACTGTTGGAATTGTATAATGGAAAATGGGAACAAAAGGTCGATCCAGTTTTTGAGGAGCTTCTATATTGA